One Jeotgalicoccus saudimassiliensis DNA window includes the following coding sequences:
- a CDS encoding M20 metallopeptidase family protein, whose protein sequence is MDNLFSTLDSLNEEIISIRRHLHKYPELSFEEVETPKYIAEFHEQLGHEVRTGVGGNGVLAYLKGAHEGPTVALRADFDALPIHEETELEFSSVNDGVMHACGHDGHTATLLGVAKALNKHKEELHGTVVFIHQHAEELPPGGARPMIEDGALEGVDVIFGTHLQAQLPLHEINYRTDELQASSDSFEVIIYGKGGHGAMPQNTKDSILIASQLVDNFQQIVSRRVDPLQSAVLSVCSFEAAGPYNVIANTAKLKGTVRTLNEDTRKLMEQEMLRVIEGTCHLAGAEFDFKYDRGYPVLINHKEETEFVMDVAETVPGVKEIKETEPIMGGEDYSYYLQQVKGTYFFTGAQPEGVADPYPHHHPKFDIDEKSLLIAAKILAESTMKYMSQNK, encoded by the coding sequence ATGGATAATTTATTTTCTACATTGGACAGCCTGAACGAAGAAATTATTTCGATACGAAGACATCTACATAAGTATCCGGAACTGTCGTTTGAAGAAGTGGAAACACCGAAATACATAGCTGAATTTCATGAGCAGCTGGGTCATGAAGTCAGAACCGGCGTCGGCGGTAATGGCGTACTCGCTTATTTAAAAGGTGCGCACGAGGGACCCACTGTAGCACTCCGGGCCGACTTTGATGCATTGCCGATACACGAGGAAACTGAACTCGAATTCAGTTCGGTCAATGACGGCGTAATGCATGCCTGCGGACATGACGGGCACACCGCTACTCTGCTCGGCGTCGCCAAAGCTTTAAATAAACATAAAGAAGAACTGCACGGTACTGTCGTATTCATTCATCAGCATGCGGAAGAACTGCCGCCGGGCGGCGCCCGTCCAATGATTGAAGATGGTGCACTGGAAGGTGTCGATGTTATTTTCGGCACACATCTGCAGGCTCAGCTTCCTTTACACGAAATTAATTACCGTACAGATGAACTGCAGGCATCATCCGACTCATTCGAAGTAATAATTTACGGTAAAGGCGGACACGGTGCGATGCCACAAAATACGAAAGACAGTATTTTAATCGCGTCACAGCTCGTGGATAACTTCCAGCAGATTGTCAGCAGACGGGTAGATCCGCTTCAGTCGGCTGTTTTATCAGTCTGTTCATTCGAAGCAGCGGGTCCGTATAACGTCATCGCAAATACCGCGAAGCTGAAAGGCACCGTCCGTACTCTGAATGAGGATACACGTAAACTGATGGAACAGGAAATGCTGCGTGTAATTGAAGGAACCTGCCATTTAGCCGGTGCAGAATTTGATTTTAAATATGACCGCGGATATCCGGTACTGATTAATCATAAAGAAGAAACTGAATTCGTTATGGATGTTGCAGAAACCGTACCCGGAGTGAAGGAAATTAAAGAAACTGAACCGATTATGGGCGGGGAAGATTACTCTTACTATCTTCAGCAGGTAAAAGGAACATACTTCTTTACAGGTGCACAGCCTGAAGGTGTCGCAGACCCTTACCCGCACCACCATCCTAAATTTGATATCGATGAAAAATCACTACTCATTGCTGCAAAAATTCTTGCTGAATCCACAATGAAATACATGTCACAAAATAAGTAG
- a CDS encoding glucose 1-dehydrogenase — protein sequence MAKRFEDKVILMTGAASGLGQDAAVRVASEGAKLVLVDLNGEALKETEELIKKENSNAEVLTVTADVSDEEAVKNYVNKTVETFGKIDGFFNNAGIEGKQNLTEDYGSDEFQKVVNINLNGVFFGMKHVLKVMKEQGYGSIVNTASVGGIRGVGNQSGYSATKHGVVGLTRNSAVEYGQFGVNINAIAPGAIMTAMVKGSLKQMDPDNWEEAGKEFVSVNPMKRFGKPEEVSALVAFLLSEAGFINGAVINIDGGQSYKY from the coding sequence ATGGCAAAACGTTTTGAAGACAAAGTAATCCTTATGACAGGTGCCGCTTCCGGTCTTGGGCAGGACGCAGCAGTAAGAGTCGCATCCGAAGGTGCTAAATTAGTACTTGTCGACTTGAACGGAGAGGCACTGAAAGAAACAGAAGAGCTGATAAAAAAAGAAAACAGCAATGCTGAAGTGTTAACAGTGACAGCTGATGTTTCCGATGAAGAAGCTGTTAAAAATTACGTCAATAAAACTGTTGAGACATTCGGTAAAATTGACGGTTTCTTTAATAACGCCGGTATTGAAGGCAAACAAAATCTGACAGAAGACTACGGTTCGGATGAATTCCAGAAGGTAGTAAATATTAACCTGAACGGCGTATTCTTCGGTATGAAACACGTACTAAAAGTAATGAAGGAACAGGGGTACGGTTCAATCGTTAACACTGCTTCAGTCGGCGGAATCCGCGGCGTTGGCAACCAGTCCGGTTACTCAGCTACAAAACACGGTGTTGTCGGTCTGACACGCAACTCCGCCGTTGAATACGGACAGTTCGGTGTAAACATTAACGCAATTGCACCGGGTGCAATTATGACGGCAATGGTAAAAGGTTCATTAAAGCAAATGGATCCTGACAACTGGGAAGAAGCAGGTAAAGAGTTCGTTTCAGTTAACCCGATGAAACGTTTCGGCAAGCCTGAAGAAGTATCGGCACTTGTGGCATTCCTGCTGTCTGAAGCCGGGTTCATCAACGGTGCGGTCATTAACATTGACGGCGGACAATCTTATAAATACTAA
- a CDS encoding SAP domain-containing protein gives MTMDAVEVLFLHYVNGKTEQEVLQHDFWSAEYNRSPKQLLNFLIESGAVYKSCDLSVTLTKHTIPVLKDLLKKSGIKVSGTKPAIIERIKAHQEFIDLSALELNGVYVADESLDTFLHDTVFINYISLHGPVTIYEAYDFYIKHPDMSNSDIIIALHENKISASLSKSNKYDAVKCHHLLSVYYDSELNDIHKSLYHLNQFTMLIILQSIERYQKETVSPPHDLFFNIDNFTVEKYRNLLLMKQFTINELYELLLEETADLPYSHSHITLASQFIIRYIIGSEYASVKLADALNNT, from the coding sequence ATGACTATGGATGCTGTTGAAGTACTCTTTTTGCACTATGTAAATGGTAAAACCGAACAGGAAGTGCTGCAGCATGATTTCTGGTCGGCTGAATATAACCGCAGCCCGAAACAGCTGTTAAATTTTCTAATTGAATCAGGTGCTGTTTATAAATCCTGTGATTTGTCTGTCACTCTGACTAAACATACTATACCCGTTTTAAAAGATTTACTTAAAAAATCCGGCATTAAAGTTTCCGGAACCAAACCGGCCATCATTGAACGCATCAAAGCACATCAGGAATTTATCGATTTAAGCGCATTGGAACTTAACGGCGTTTACGTTGCCGATGAGTCACTGGACACGTTTCTTCATGACACTGTTTTTATTAATTATATCAGTCTGCACGGGCCGGTGACGATTTACGAAGCTTACGATTTTTATATTAAGCATCCCGATATGAGCAATTCAGACATTATTATTGCACTGCATGAAAACAAAATCTCTGCGTCTCTCAGCAAATCCAATAAATACGATGCGGTGAAGTGTCATCATCTGCTGTCTGTATACTATGACAGCGAGCTGAATGATATTCATAAAAGCCTGTACCACTTAAATCAATTCACCATGCTGATTATTCTGCAATCCATCGAAAGATATCAGAAAGAAACAGTTTCTCCCCCACATGATTTATTTTTTAACATCGACAACTTCACCGTTGAAAAGTACCGTAATTTGTTACTCATGAAACAATTTACGATTAATGAGCTTTATGAGCTGCTGCTTGAAGAAACAGCGGATCTGCCATACAGTCACAGCCATATTACGCTCGCTTCCCAGTTTATTATCAGGTATATTATCGGCAGTGAATATGCCTCGGTAAAACTGGCGGACGCACTGAATAACACTTAG
- a CDS encoding DUF2200 domain-containing protein, which translates to MAGHKIYKMSFSSVYPHYIKKAERKGRTKEEVDEIILWLTGYSQKELEEQIDKEVNFEEFFEQAPTLNPARREVKGVICGVRVEEIEEPLMQEIRYMDKMVDELAKGKKMEKILRTV; encoded by the coding sequence ATGGCAGGTCATAAAATTTATAAAATGAGTTTCAGCAGTGTGTATCCGCACTATATTAAAAAAGCGGAGCGTAAAGGCAGAACGAAAGAAGAAGTGGATGAAATTATTCTCTGGTTAACCGGTTATTCCCAAAAAGAGCTGGAAGAGCAGATAGACAAAGAAGTAAACTTTGAAGAATTCTTTGAACAGGCACCGACATTAAACCCGGCAAGAAGAGAAGTTAAAGGCGTGATCTGCGGTGTGAGAGTGGAAGAAATAGAAGAGCCGCTGATGCAGGAAATCCGTTATATGGATAAGATGGTAGACGAACTCGCCAAAGGTAAAAAGATGGAGAAAATCTTAAGAACAGTGTAA
- a CDS encoding nucleoside 2-deoxyribosyltransferase has translation MKIYLASPFFDEEQLERVKRVEKALADNPTVTEVFSPRLQQVEHLEHGSDEWRDFVYNNDIKHIEWCDAVVAVHDYVGEHVDPGTGFEIGYGKALKKFIVLYQEKDPVTEAPVNLMLTDSLDVYIQNIGKLAEYDFNEKQRNRFENYSFAPIAKEK, from the coding sequence ATGAAAATTTATTTAGCGAGTCCATTTTTTGACGAAGAACAGCTTGAACGTGTGAAGCGTGTGGAGAAAGCTCTTGCTGACAACCCGACAGTTACCGAGGTGTTTTCACCGCGCCTGCAGCAGGTAGAGCATCTTGAACATGGTTCAGATGAGTGGCGTGACTTCGTTTACAATAACGACATTAAACACATTGAGTGGTGTGATGCTGTCGTTGCGGTTCACGATTATGTAGGTGAACACGTTGATCCGGGTACAGGTTTTGAAATCGGGTACGGTAAAGCATTGAAAAAATTTATCGTTTTATACCAGGAGAAAGATCCTGTCACAGAAGCGCCTGTCAACCTGATGCTTACGGATTCGCTTGATGTTTATATTCAGAATATCGGCAAACTTGCTGAATATGATTTTAATGAAAAGCAGAGAAACAGATTTGAAAATTACAGCTTTGCTCCCATTGCTAAAGAAAAATAA
- a CDS encoding AzlC family ABC transporter permease: protein MSFDNHIATLKYAFPKTIPILAGFTFLGIAYGIYMNSLGFGPWYAILMSIFIFAGSMEFVAGSMLLGAFNPFSAFLLTLMINARHLFYGISMLDKFRDAGKKKYYLIYGMCDETFVINSTEKTPAHINSGWFMFYVTVLNQLYWVGGTTVGSLFGSAVTFNTEGLEFVMTALFVVIFLDQWMKERYHVSSITGIAASVLSLIVFGPENFIIPAMVLILVTLTLIRKTVEKREVIS from the coding sequence ATGTCTTTTGATAACCATATCGCAACTTTGAAATACGCCTTTCCGAAAACGATACCGATTCTCGCAGGATTCACCTTCCTCGGCATTGCTTACGGTATTTACATGAATTCCCTCGGCTTCGGGCCCTGGTATGCTATTTTAATGAGCATTTTTATCTTTGCAGGTTCGATGGAGTTTGTTGCGGGCAGTATGCTGCTCGGTGCATTTAATCCTTTCAGTGCATTTCTGCTGACTTTGATGATTAACGCACGTCATCTGTTTTACGGCATTTCCATGCTCGATAAATTCAGAGATGCCGGTAAGAAAAAATATTATTTAATCTACGGTATGTGCGATGAAACTTTCGTTATTAACAGTACTGAAAAGACACCGGCCCATATTAATTCCGGATGGTTTATGTTTTACGTGACGGTGCTGAATCAGCTGTACTGGGTCGGCGGCACGACAGTCGGCAGTCTGTTCGGATCGGCTGTGACATTCAATACTGAAGGACTGGAATTTGTAATGACCGCACTGTTTGTCGTGATTTTCCTCGATCAGTGGATGAAGGAACGGTACCACGTGAGTTCAATTACCGGTATCGCAGCCTCTGTGTTAAGTCTCATTGTCTTTGGTCCGGAGAATTTTATAATCCCGGCGATGGTTCTGATTTTAGTCACGTTGACACTGATTAGAAAAACGGTTGAGAAAAGAGAGGTGATCTCGTAA
- a CDS encoding branched-chain amino acid transporter permease, which yields MTLTQQIIIIACVVLGTLTTRFLPFIVFSSDKETPRYIKYLGYMLPPAVFGLLVVYALREVEVTAISGFMPELLAVGFIVLLHYWKKSMLLSIAGGTIFYMILVQMVFA from the coding sequence ATGACATTAACCCAGCAGATTATTATTATCGCATGTGTCGTTCTTGGAACACTTACGACGAGATTCCTGCCGTTTATAGTATTCAGCAGTGATAAAGAAACGCCCCGATACATAAAATATTTAGGGTATATGCTGCCTCCGGCGGTATTCGGCCTTTTGGTAGTTTACGCATTACGGGAAGTGGAAGTGACGGCAATCAGCGGTTTCATGCCGGAACTGCTCGCGGTCGGATTTATAGTCCTGCTGCATTACTGGAAAAAAAGCATGCTGCTGTCAATCGCGGGCGGCACGATATTTTACATGATTCTTGTACAGATGGTGTTTGCATAA
- a CDS encoding carbon-nitrogen family hydrolase, with product MKIKIFQFQVIDSDTEANLNKVEEMFRETDLGSTDVVVLPEMWTSGYDLENIRDYAADNLEPVKSFIGRLAADNDVTVVAGSIPNTYGGSGVYNTAFTVNNNGELIYEYSKMHLVPMLNEPEFLESGDKPAEVFEINGEPAGQVICYDLRFPELFRDLSLSGAKIIFVVAEWPIERTEHWITLLKARAIENQCYIVASNTTGTQQNGTQFAGRSMIINPFGEILAEAAKDTEETVTAELDLNYIAKVRKDIPIFDSRRKELYKYL from the coding sequence ATGAAAATTAAAATCTTTCAATTTCAAGTCATCGACAGCGATACAGAAGCGAACTTAAATAAAGTCGAAGAAATGTTCCGCGAAACTGACTTAGGCAGTACAGACGTTGTTGTTCTTCCGGAAATGTGGACGTCCGGATATGATCTCGAAAATATTAGAGACTATGCTGCTGACAATCTGGAACCGGTAAAATCATTTATTGGCAGACTGGCTGCAGATAACGATGTCACAGTTGTTGCAGGTTCTATTCCAAACACATACGGAGGCAGCGGTGTGTACAATACTGCATTCACTGTAAATAATAACGGCGAACTGATTTATGAATACTCCAAGATGCATCTCGTACCGATGCTGAATGAACCGGAATTTCTGGAGAGCGGTGACAAGCCGGCCGAAGTATTTGAAATTAACGGGGAACCAGCAGGACAGGTCATCTGTTACGATTTACGTTTCCCTGAACTGTTCAGGGACCTGTCCCTGTCAGGTGCAAAAATAATATTCGTCGTTGCAGAGTGGCCGATTGAACGCACGGAACACTGGATTACACTGCTGAAAGCAAGAGCAATAGAAAATCAGTGCTATATCGTGGCAAGTAATACCACAGGCACTCAGCAAAACGGCACCCAATTTGCCGGGCGTTCGATGATTATTAATCCATTCGGGGAAATTCTCGCAGAAGCAGCAAAAGACACAGAAGAAACAGTTACAGCCGAACTTGATCTGAATTATATTGCCAAAGTCCGTAAAGACATTCCTATTTTCGACAGCAGAAGGAAAGAGCTGTATAAGTACTTATAA
- a CDS encoding homocysteine synthase, producing MTNENWNLETLTIHAGQTIDDTKSRAVPIAQTTSYVFDDTQHAQDLFSLAKPGNIYTRIMNPTQNVFEERITALEGGVGALATSSGQAAIHLSLLNIVETGYEIVASANLYGGTYNLLNVTFKKMGIKVHFVDPSDPENFKAAINDKTRAIFAETIGNPRIDVLDIEKVAEIAHSNDVPLIVDSTFATPYLLRPFEHGADIIVHSATKFIGGHGTSIGGVIVDSGKFNWDNGKFPGLTEPDESYHGVSYAKDIGPAAYITKARVQLLRDLGSAVAPFNVQQFLLGLETLHLRMERHSENAQKVAEYLEQHPKVKWVNYPGLESNKYHELGKKYLPKGQGAILTFGIDGSVEEIAKFVDGLGLFSHVANVGDSKSLVIHPASTTHQQLSEAEQVASGVLPELVRLSIGTENIDDIIGDLEQGLKDV from the coding sequence ATGACTAACGAAAACTGGAACCTGGAAACTTTAACGATACATGCAGGACAGACGATCGATGATACAAAATCACGTGCGGTGCCGATTGCGCAGACAACGAGCTATGTGTTTGACGATACTCAGCATGCGCAGGACTTATTCTCACTGGCAAAGCCGGGTAACATTTATACACGCATTATGAACCCGACACAGAACGTATTTGAGGAGCGTATTACAGCGCTTGAAGGCGGTGTCGGTGCACTTGCAACGTCTTCCGGACAGGCAGCGATACATTTATCACTTTTAAACATTGTTGAAACAGGCTATGAAATTGTTGCATCTGCGAACCTTTACGGCGGTACATACAACCTTTTAAATGTAACGTTTAAGAAGATGGGTATTAAAGTTCATTTCGTTGATCCATCAGACCCTGAAAACTTTAAAGCAGCTATTAATGATAAAACACGCGCAATCTTCGCTGAGACAATCGGTAACCCGCGCATCGACGTACTGGATATTGAAAAAGTGGCGGAAATTGCACACAGCAACGACGTACCTCTTATTGTCGACAGCACTTTTGCAACACCGTATCTGCTGCGTCCGTTTGAACATGGCGCGGACATCATCGTGCACTCTGCGACTAAATTTATCGGCGGACACGGAACTTCAATCGGCGGGGTAATCGTCGACAGCGGTAAATTTAACTGGGATAACGGCAAGTTCCCGGGACTGACAGAACCGGATGAAAGCTATCACGGTGTGTCTTATGCGAAGGATATCGGCCCTGCAGCGTATATTACGAAAGCGCGTGTTCAGTTATTACGGGATCTTGGCTCTGCAGTCGCACCGTTCAACGTACAGCAGTTCCTGTTAGGACTTGAAACACTGCATCTTCGCATGGAACGTCATTCAGAGAACGCACAAAAAGTAGCAGAGTATCTGGAACAGCACCCTAAAGTAAAATGGGTAAATTATCCGGGGCTTGAAAGTAACAAATATCATGAACTCGGCAAGAAATATCTGCCGAAAGGACAAGGTGCCATTCTGACATTCGGTATCGACGGTTCGGTTGAAGAGATTGCGAAATTTGTCGACGGACTTGGGCTGTTTTCACACGTTGCAAACGTCGGAGACTCCAAATCATTAGTGATTCACCCGGCATCGACGACACACCAGCAGTTATCAGAAGCAGAACAGGTCGCTTCAGGCGTGCTGCCGGAATTGGTAAGGCTGTCGATCGGAACAGAAAACATTGACGACATTATCGGTGATCTGGAACAGGGATTAAAAGACGTATAA
- a CDS encoding DEAD/DEAH box helicase, producing the protein MIANKKDVTEIERRIDTIESKLKTYDEEKFDREITRLWQFIKERESNEQFKKMHIDTVSTIEKGMPVNNLVNAGLKTIYDVSNYTVSQFLQVRGVGEKSAQPLKEAVEKIKQSVHLRAKGRINPDNMTRLDYDTLRAINSKWHILIKKEYLLNELKSFITDYRNRFEIVKEQKNFIMRLFQSQEKKDDIAGAIESLNNGEMQHRLERIEQIYAEITGFNIEESSLKEDFVQNNIKYYSEIEKVTGYSNRKVTEDMPSELVEAVNKVEIDTSGLNLTLRHYQEFGTKYILYNKRVLLGDEMGLGKTVQALAAVNHLNNTGKSFAIAVCPLSVMANWKRETEKFTELKAFIYHGRNRDEVFEQWSREGGILITTFSHTRNIDKDKLKNLDILIVDEAHYVKNPDAKRSESVYEMSRRAEFAVYMSGTPLENRLEEMKQLISVLQQDIADKLSNELHLLKPQKFMREIAPVYLRRNRADVLGELPELEIIEQWSDFGEEEEKIYNAAVAGGKIMTMRRAAWQGGSPEKSPKLDALKEICESAKENGHKVLVFSFFRDVIDTVQQHITGPSFPAITGDVPNDERQKIIDDFTRAENGAVMTAQIIAGGVGLNIQAANIVVLCEPQWKPSTEEQAISRAYRMGQSRNVVVYRLLTEDSIDVSILELLEEKSQLFNMYAKDSEVANIVQDQNEESEQSLAKKVLKMEQERLADKTAG; encoded by the coding sequence ATGATTGCCAATAAAAAAGATGTTACTGAAATCGAGCGTAGAATCGATACGATAGAATCGAAACTTAAAACTTATGACGAAGAGAAATTTGACAGGGAAATCACGAGATTATGGCAGTTTATTAAAGAACGGGAATCAAATGAGCAGTTCAAAAAGATGCACATTGATACCGTTTCGACTATTGAAAAGGGAATGCCGGTTAATAATCTGGTTAATGCCGGTTTAAAAACGATTTATGATGTGTCGAACTACACTGTCAGCCAGTTTCTGCAGGTTAGAGGTGTCGGGGAAAAATCTGCTCAGCCTTTAAAAGAAGCAGTTGAGAAAATTAAACAGTCTGTGCACTTAAGAGCTAAAGGGCGCATTAACCCCGATAATATGACGCGTCTGGACTATGATACGCTTCGTGCAATTAACTCCAAATGGCATATTTTAATCAAGAAAGAGTACCTGTTGAATGAGCTCAAAAGTTTCATCACAGATTACCGGAACAGATTTGAAATCGTTAAAGAGCAGAAGAACTTTATCATGCGGTTATTCCAGTCTCAGGAAAAGAAAGATGACATTGCCGGGGCAATTGAAAGTTTAAATAACGGTGAAATGCAGCACAGGCTGGAAAGAATAGAGCAAATTTATGCTGAGATTACCGGATTTAACATTGAAGAAAGCAGCTTAAAAGAAGATTTTGTCCAGAATAATATCAAATATTATTCTGAAATCGAGAAAGTCACCGGATACAGCAACAGAAAAGTTACGGAAGACATGCCGTCGGAACTTGTAGAGGCAGTTAATAAAGTTGAGATTGATACGTCAGGACTCAATCTCACATTGAGACATTATCAGGAATTTGGTACGAAATATATTTTGTACAATAAACGCGTGCTGCTCGGTGATGAAATGGGTCTCGGTAAAACTGTCCAGGCGCTCGCTGCTGTTAATCATTTGAATAATACGGGGAAATCTTTTGCAATTGCAGTTTGTCCGTTAAGTGTTATGGCGAACTGGAAAAGGGAAACAGAAAAATTCACTGAGCTTAAGGCATTTATTTATCATGGCAGAAACAGAGACGAAGTATTTGAACAGTGGAGCCGCGAAGGCGGAATACTCATTACTACTTTCAGCCATACGAGAAATATTGATAAAGATAAATTGAAAAATCTGGACATTCTTATCGTAGACGAGGCTCATTATGTAAAGAATCCCGATGCAAAGCGGTCAGAGAGTGTATATGAGATGTCCCGTAGAGCTGAATTTGCCGTGTACATGAGTGGAACACCGCTGGAAAACCGTCTCGAAGAGATGAAACAGCTGATCAGTGTGCTGCAGCAGGATATTGCAGATAAGCTGTCGAATGAACTGCATCTTCTCAAACCGCAAAAATTTATGAGAGAAATTGCACCTGTGTATTTGAGACGCAACCGGGCCGACGTGCTTGGTGAACTGCCTGAACTGGAAATTATTGAACAATGGTCTGATTTTGGAGAAGAAGAAGAGAAAATCTATAACGCTGCTGTCGCCGGCGGTAAGATTATGACAATGAGGAGAGCAGCATGGCAGGGCGGCAGTCCGGAGAAATCTCCGAAACTCGATGCGCTGAAGGAAATATGCGAATCAGCTAAAGAAAATGGACATAAAGTGCTTGTGTTTTCATTTTTCAGAGATGTTATCGATACCGTCCAGCAGCATATTACAGGTCCGTCGTTCCCGGCCATTACAGGTGATGTGCCAAATGACGAAAGACAGAAAATCATCGATGATTTCACCAGAGCAGAAAACGGTGCGGTGATGACCGCTCAAATTATTGCCGGCGGGGTGGGACTGAACATTCAGGCGGCTAACATTGTAGTACTGTGCGAACCGCAATGGAAACCCTCAACAGAAGAGCAGGCCATCAGCCGGGCATACAGAATGGGACAGTCCCGCAATGTCGTCGTTTACCGTCTGCTGACAGAAGACAGTATCGATGTGAGCATACTTGAACTGCTGGAGGAGAAATCACAACTGTTTAATATGTATGCCAAAGACTCGGAAGTTGCCAATATTGTTCAGGACCAAAATGAAGAATCAGAGCAGTCGCTGGCGAAAAAAGTGCTTAAGATGGAACAGGAGAGACTTGCTGATAAGACCGCAGGGTAG
- a CDS encoding agmatinase family protein, which yields MKDNIYGNIPCFLGAENLVKKGEYDTDVIFYGAPFEGESTWGDYTGVELGPKQIRSSSARYSGYLPELDHVDVTEHLTFGDAGDVPFVAHDNEQSYQNIEDFSAELWKTGKFLVGFGGEHGVTYPILKSLADSGKTVGIIHLDAHYDNMPDYEGEQYARNTPFMRLYETEGVRNESIIHTGIHGPRNKPDTGRYAKENGAVTITINDIREAKDLRAYAKEIYDMAAKDVDVVYLSICSDVLDFAYNPGGPVDGNGLTSYELLTMIHEFGKHGLIGMDYVEVYPMMDANQHSAHFVSYAVLYVLAGHLKHLGKI from the coding sequence ATGAAAGATAATATTTACGGCAACATTCCATGCTTTTTAGGTGCAGAGAACCTCGTTAAAAAAGGTGAGTATGATACTGATGTGATTTTTTACGGTGCACCTTTTGAAGGCGAAAGTACATGGGGAGATTATACAGGTGTAGAACTTGGACCGAAGCAGATCCGCTCATCATCTGCACGCTACAGCGGCTATCTGCCGGAACTTGATCATGTTGATGTGACGGAACATCTGACTTTCGGTGACGCAGGTGATGTGCCGTTTGTTGCACATGACAATGAACAGTCATATCAGAACATCGAAGATTTTTCAGCTGAGTTATGGAAAACAGGCAAGTTTCTGGTCGGCTTCGGTGGCGAGCACGGTGTGACGTACCCAATTTTGAAGTCTCTTGCTGACAGCGGTAAAACAGTCGGCATTATACATCTCGATGCACATTACGACAATATGCCGGATTACGAGGGCGAACAGTACGCACGCAACACACCGTTTATGCGCTTGTACGAAACAGAAGGGGTCCGCAACGAATCGATTATTCATACAGGTATTCACGGACCGCGTAACAAACCGGACACAGGACGCTATGCCAAAGAAAATGGTGCAGTCACGATTACGATTAATGACATACGCGAAGCGAAAGATTTACGTGCCTATGCGAAAGAAATATACGATATGGCGGCAAAAGATGTCGATGTAGTTTACTTATCCATCTGCAGTGACGTGCTGGATTTTGCATATAATCCCGGCGGCCCTGTAGACGGCAACGGCTTAACTTCATATGAACTGCTCACAATGATTCACGAATTCGGCAAACACGGCCTTATCGGTATGGACTACGTAGAAGTGTATCCGATGATGGATGCCAATCAGCATTCAGCTCACTTTGTCAGTTACGCTGTGCTTTATGTACTCGCGGGGCACTTAAAACATTTAGGTAAAATCTGA